A window of Apium graveolens cultivar Ventura chromosome 8, ASM990537v1, whole genome shotgun sequence contains these coding sequences:
- the LOC141679254 gene encoding F-box/WD-40 repeat-containing protein 1-like, with product MRRFTGTIPEDLIRDILLRLPSETVVELKLVCKSWLALISSPNFAKAHLAITAAEEKDVLHIVRTYVNGNKSISLINLGTQQLVSTPHFPSIFRDKLVGCACGIVCLRSTNGTNMYLWNPATNLSKRIPSPSFRCDDDDALGFGFDEIDNDFKILRVAWKLKPKFSHRKYYARDCEEIYVEVYSSNTNAWQKLGDNKPTDLPYKFGEFHVTVNTGLLCWAGCYGIITFDLHTEVLTCDGINYPVPTFDGNMSNINNYNDMDSHALVTNFKDSIAVIIYKRSNYQRIYKLNLWALDNVECLRGGGIDASWTLIFNIDVNLPIDFVQGYLNSGDLLLDLYQNSWYLYNPDNKEAKYFTQSFYLGQIYKYCKSLFTIPGFKQVNWNAPPEAS from the coding sequence ATGAGGAGATTTACAGGGACTATTCCGGAGGATCTAATAAGAGATATATTGCTGCGCCTTCCTTCAGAGACTGTAGTTGAATTAAAATTGGTTTGCAAATCGTGGCTGGCCCTCATTTCAAGCCCTAATTTCGCTAAAGCTCACCTTGCAATCACAGCCGCCGAAGAAAAAGACGTTCTACACATCGTCCGCACTTACGTcaatggaaataaatcaatttCACTCATCAACCTCGGTACTCAGCAACTTGTCAGTACACCTCATTTTCCATCAATATTTCGTGATAAACTTGTTGGTTGTGCTTGTGGTATTGTCTGTCTTCGTTCTACTAATGGCACTAATATGTACCTTTGGAACCCCGCTACTAATCTTTCCAAACGCATTCCCTCCCCCTCCTTTCGTTGCGATGATGATGATGCTCTAGGGTTTGGTTTTGATGAGATTGACAACGATTTCAAGATTCTTAGGGTTGCTTGGAAATTGAAGCCGAAATTTTCACATCGGAAATACTATGCTCGAGATTGTGAAGAAATTTATGTTGAGGTCTATTCTTCGAACACAAATGCTTGGCAAAAGCTTGGTGATAATAAACCTACTGATCTTCCTTACAAGTTTGGTGAATTTCATGTTACTGTCAACACTGGACTTCTCTGTTGGGCTGGATGTTATGGCATCATCACTTTCGACTTGCACACTGAAGTCCTTACTTGCGATGGTATTAACTACCCGGTTCCTACTTTTGATGGTAACATGAGTAACATCAACAACTATAATGATATGGATAGTCATGCTCTTGTCACCAACTTCAAGGATTCTATTGCTGTCATTATATATAAGCGTAGTAATTATCAACGTATTTATAAGTTGAATTTGTGGGCGTTGGATAATGTGGAATGTCTTCGTGGTGGTGGAATCGATGCTTCATGGACTTTAATCTTCAACATTGATGTGAATTTGCCTATTGACTTTGTTCAAGGTTACCTTAATAGTGGTGATCTCCTACTTGATCTGTACCAGAACAGTTGGTATTTGTACAATCCCGACAACAAAGAAGCCAAATATTTCACCCAATCATTCTACCTTGGTCAAATCTACAAATATTGCAAGAGCCTTTTCACAATCCCGGGGTTTAAACAAGTCAACTGGAATGCTCCTCCTGAAGCTAGCTGA